One window of the Phycisphaerae bacterium genome contains the following:
- the nifJ gene encoding pyruvate:ferredoxin (flavodoxin) oxidoreductase, which yields MSSKKVMIDGNTAAAHVGHATNEVIAIYPITPSSNMGEISDAKSAAGEKNIWGTIPSVTEMQSEGGASGAVHGALAAGALTTTFTASQGLLLMIPNMYKIAGELTPTTFQVSARSLACQALSIFGDHSDVMACRQTGFAMLCSNNVQEVMDFALIAQQSTLKSRIPFLHFFDGFRTSHEIQKVDEISFDQMRAMIDDELVRAHKQRALSPDRPQISGTSQNPDVYFQGRETVNKYHQAVPQIVEETMRKFEKIVGRKYNLFDYVGAPDAEKIIIIMGSGAETVHETVEYLVSKGQKVGVLKIRLFRPFSNRHFMAAIPKTVKKIAILDRTKEPGSLGEPIYLDVRTGIGEAMADKYAPFTDYPLVLGGRYGLGSKEFTPAMAKAVFDNLDAKEPKNHFTVGINDDVTNSSLSVDDSFIVPMEGLYTAMFFGLGSDGTVGANKNSIKIIGDLTDNYAQGYFVYDSKKAGAKTVSHLRFGKNIIRRPYLIRQADFVACHNPSFVEKYDMLANIKSGGTFLMTSMHGKDEIWDTLPQELQKQIVDKKLKFYCIDAISIAQKLGLGARINVIMQTAFFKISNIIPIEKTVDYIKKAIQKSYGKKGQKVVDMNNAAVDAALSEVYEVKVPASVTSKTVMPPAVPTNAPKFVKEVVGEIIADRGDAIPVSKMPADGKFPSATTQYEKRNIAVDIPVWEPDVCIQCGQCSLVCPHATIRVKNYDKKYLDKAPKTFKSADSKGKEFVGMKWTVQIAPEDCTGCGNCVMVCPAQQKDAEKKPTGKKAINMSLQEPLRIAERENYEYFLSIPNTDPALYNLSTVKGSQLAQPLFEYSGACAGCGETPYVKLLTQLFGDRALIGNATGCSSIYGGNLPTTPYSVRPDGKGPAWSNSLFEDNAEFAMGMRLTVDKFREFAVELVGRVAEKGCIEKAFAEELSQAAIAGDPSQVEIEKQRVRVTKLKDLCTKSKCAECSQLLSVADYLVRKSVWAVGGDGWAYDIGYGGLDHVLASGKDVNILVLDTEVYSNTGGQMSKSTPRAAVAQFAAGGKPVAKKDLAMLAMTYGSIYVARIALGASPVQTVKAFVEAENYKGPSLIIAYSHCIAHGFNLLQGYEHQKQAVASGYWPLYRYNPALKAEGKNPLQLDSKAPTVNFADYAYSENRYRTLKDSKPEIAAELMKQATADVAERFNLVQQLANLQCGQCQKTESKE from the coding sequence ATGAGTTCTAAAAAGGTAATGATTGATGGCAATACCGCAGCGGCTCACGTCGGTCACGCGACAAATGAAGTAATCGCGATTTATCCGATTACGCCAAGCTCGAATATGGGCGAAATCTCCGATGCAAAATCGGCGGCGGGCGAAAAGAATATCTGGGGCACAATTCCGAGTGTTACTGAAATGCAGTCCGAAGGCGGGGCAAGCGGCGCAGTTCACGGCGCTTTGGCGGCAGGGGCTTTAACAACGACATTTACCGCATCGCAGGGACTTCTGCTGATGATTCCAAATATGTATAAAATCGCAGGCGAACTTACGCCGACTACTTTTCAGGTCTCGGCAAGGTCGCTTGCCTGTCAGGCATTGTCTATTTTCGGCGACCATTCCGACGTTATGGCCTGTCGGCAGACTGGTTTCGCAATGCTTTGCTCGAACAATGTACAGGAAGTAATGGATTTCGCGCTGATTGCTCAGCAGTCGACTTTGAAATCCCGCATACCTTTCCTGCATTTCTTCGACGGGTTCAGAACAAGTCATGAAATACAAAAAGTTGACGAGATAAGTTTCGACCAGATGCGTGCGATGATTGACGATGAGCTTGTACGGGCGCACAAACAAAGAGCGTTGAGTCCCGACCGTCCGCAGATTTCCGGCACAAGCCAGAATCCTGACGTTTATTTCCAGGGACGCGAAACAGTCAATAAATATCATCAGGCTGTTCCGCAAATTGTCGAAGAAACGATGCGGAAGTTCGAAAAAATAGTCGGCAGAAAATATAACCTCTTCGATTATGTCGGCGCGCCTGATGCCGAGAAAATAATTATAATTATGGGTTCGGGAGCCGAAACGGTTCACGAAACGGTCGAATATCTTGTCTCCAAAGGCCAGAAAGTCGGCGTTTTAAAGATAAGACTCTTCAGGCCTTTCAGCAATAGGCATTTCATGGCTGCGATTCCAAAGACAGTCAAAAAAATAGCGATTCTGGACAGAACAAAAGAGCCGGGCTCACTCGGCGAGCCTATATATCTTGATGTACGAACAGGAATCGGCGAAGCGATGGCTGATAAATACGCTCCGTTTACCGATTATCCGCTGGTCCTCGGCGGCAGATACGGACTTGGCTCAAAGGAATTTACTCCTGCGATGGCAAAGGCAGTATTTGACAACCTCGACGCGAAAGAACCGAAGAATCACTTTACAGTCGGAATTAATGACGACGTAACAAACAGCAGCCTTAGTGTCGATGATTCGTTCATTGTGCCGATGGAAGGTCTTTATACCGCGATGTTCTTCGGTCTCGGCTCTGACGGTACGGTTGGCGCAAATAAGAATTCAATCAAAATCATCGGCGACCTGACCGACAATTACGCACAGGGTTATTTCGTATATGATTCGAAAAAAGCGGGAGCGAAAACTGTTTCGCATCTGCGGTTCGGCAAAAATATTATTCGCAGGCCTTACCTGATTCGTCAGGCCGATTTTGTCGCCTGCCATAATCCGAGCTTCGTGGAAAAATACGATATGCTCGCAAATATCAAATCGGGCGGAACATTCCTGATGACGAGTATGCACGGCAAAGATGAAATTTGGGACACTCTGCCGCAGGAACTTCAGAAGCAGATTGTAGATAAGAAACTCAAGTTCTATTGCATCGACGCGATTTCAATCGCACAAAAACTCGGACTCGGCGCCAGAATCAACGTCATTATGCAGACCGCGTTTTTCAAAATCAGCAATATCATTCCGATTGAAAAAACGGTGGACTACATAAAGAAAGCTATTCAAAAGAGTTATGGCAAAAAAGGCCAAAAAGTTGTCGATATGAACAATGCCGCTGTCGATGCGGCTTTGTCGGAAGTTTACGAAGTGAAAGTACCTGCTTCTGTTACGAGCAAAACGGTTATGCCGCCTGCTGTGCCGACTAATGCACCGAAGTTTGTAAAAGAAGTTGTCGGCGAAATTATTGCTGACAGAGGCGATGCGATACCGGTAAGCAAAATGCCGGCAGACGGTAAGTTCCCGTCAGCGACAACTCAATACGAAAAACGAAATATCGCTGTCGATATTCCTGTCTGGGAGCCTGATGTTTGTATCCAGTGCGGCCAGTGTTCGCTTGTATGTCCGCACGCTACGATAAGAGTAAAGAATTATGATAAAAAATATCTCGATAAAGCACCGAAAACTTTCAAGTCCGCAGATTCGAAAGGCAAAGAATTTGTGGGTATGAAATGGACAGTGCAAATCGCACCTGAAGATTGTACCGGCTGCGGAAACTGCGTGATGGTATGCCCGGCGCAGCAAAAAGACGCAGAGAAAAAGCCTACAGGCAAAAAGGCAATCAATATGTCTCTGCAGGAGCCGCTGCGAATTGCCGAGCGTGAAAATTATGAGTATTTCCTCTCGATTCCGAATACCGACCCTGCTCTTTACAATCTTAGTACGGTAAAAGGCAGCCAGCTTGCTCAACCGCTGTTCGAATATTCAGGCGCCTGTGCCGGTTGCGGCGAGACGCCTTATGTGAAACTGCTCACTCAGCTTTTCGGCGACAGGGCACTGATTGGCAATGCCACAGGCTGCTCGTCGATTTACGGCGGAAACCTTCCTACGACGCCTTATTCCGTCAGACCGGACGGCAAAGGCCCGGCATGGAGCAATAGCTTGTTCGAAGATAACGCTGAGTTTGCAATGGGTATGAGACTGACTGTCGATAAGTTCAGAGAATTTGCGGTCGAACTGGTTGGCAGAGTGGCGGAAAAAGGCTGTATTGAAAAGGCCTTTGCCGAAGAACTTAGCCAGGCTGCGATTGCAGGCGACCCGTCACAGGTCGAAATTGAAAAACAGCGGGTCAGAGTTACGAAATTGAAAGACCTCTGCACAAAGAGTAAATGTGCCGAGTGCAGTCAGCTTCTGAGCGTGGCAGATTATCTTGTTCGCAAGAGCGTCTGGGCGGTCGGCGGCGACGGCTGGGCTTACGATATCGGCTACGGCGGACTCGACCATGTTCTTGCAAGCGGTAAGGATGTAAATATTCTTGTGCTCGATACGGAAGTTTATTCCAATACCGGCGGACAGATGTCGAAATCGACGCCGAGAGCGGCAGTCGCTCAGTTCGCGGCAGGCGGAAAGCCGGTAGCGAAAAAAGACCTCGCGATGCTCGCGATGACTTATGGAAGTATTTATGTCGCAAGGATAGCTCTGGGCGCAAGTCCGGTTCAGACGGTAAAGGCGTTTGTCGAGGCTGAAAATTATAAAGGACCGTCGCTGATTATCGCTTACTCGCACTGCATAGCGCACGGCTTTAATCTGCTTCAGGGATATGAACACCAGAAACAGGCTGTCGCAAGCGGTTATTGGCCGTTATACAGGTATAACCCTGCTTTAAAGGCAGAAGGCAAAAACCCGCTACAGCTCGATTCCAAGGCTCCGACTGTCAATTTTGCAGACTACGCATACAGCGAAAACAGGTATCGTACACTGAAGGATTCAAAGCCCGAGATAGCTGCGGAACTTATGAAACAGGCAACTGCCGATGTCGCTGAAAGATTCAATCTTGTTCAGCAGCTTGCTAATCTCCAATGCGGCCAGTGTCAAAAAACTGAATCGAAAGAATAA
- a CDS encoding exosortase/archaeosortase family protein, which produces MQELRQNNCIEAQNLSEQEVSWSGLGVHTYIKVTILIAAFYIAFHTEIYSIVYRWINDSSWSHGFIIPLFSLYLLNQKKKDILTLKLRPNYFGLLFLICSLVFYILVMFVYQFGYFKSLVIIPVIGSIVLLVGGWKLIKYTWLPIIYLIFALPLPARVYNDLTIPMRAHDAQIAAFLLNMVKGLEANASGVVIDIVYKGVRLEPGLDVAEACSGMRLLMAFLALGVAMAYLHYRPIWQRLVLLASTVPIALFCNIVRVVTTAFIYVLWDPMYAQGIYHDMLGLAMLPLAFGLYGGLAWFMSNLVTEETVHEEVIIRRKDSSGQ; this is translated from the coding sequence ATGCAGGAACTTAGACAAAATAATTGCATAGAGGCTCAAAACTTATCGGAGCAAGAGGTAAGCTGGTCGGGTCTCGGGGTACATACATATATAAAAGTGACAATTCTGATTGCGGCGTTTTATATCGCCTTTCATACCGAGATTTATTCCATAGTATATCGCTGGATAAATGACAGCAGCTGGTCGCACGGTTTTATAATACCTCTGTTCAGCCTGTATTTACTTAATCAGAAGAAAAAGGATATACTGACGCTCAAGCTGCGTCCAAACTACTTCGGCCTTTTATTCCTTATTTGCAGTCTCGTGTTTTATATATTAGTTATGTTTGTTTACCAATTCGGATATTTCAAATCGCTTGTAATTATACCGGTAATCGGCTCGATTGTGCTGCTTGTCGGCGGATGGAAGTTGATAAAATATACATGGCTGCCGATAATCTATCTTATCTTTGCCCTTCCTCTGCCTGCCAGAGTTTATAACGACCTTACAATTCCGATGCGAGCTCATGATGCTCAAATAGCCGCTTTTCTTTTGAATATGGTCAAGGGACTTGAAGCAAATGCAAGCGGCGTGGTTATAGATATCGTTTACAAAGGTGTAAGACTTGAACCCGGCCTGGATGTGGCTGAAGCCTGCAGTGGTATGAGACTTCTGATGGCTTTTCTGGCCCTTGGCGTTGCGATGGCATACCTGCATTACAGACCGATATGGCAGAGGCTTGTTCTTTTGGCAAGTACAGTGCCAATAGCTCTTTTTTGCAATATTGTCAGAGTGGTAACTACCGCTTTTATTTATGTACTATGGGACCCGATGTACGCCCAGGGTATATATCATGACATGCTCGGACTGGCGATGCTGCCGCTGGCATTCGGGTTGTATGGGGGTCTGGCGTGGTTTATGTCTAATCTTGTTACAGAAGAAACAGTTCATGAGGAAGTTATCATTCGCAGGAAGGATTCATCGGGACAATGA
- a CDS encoding tetratricopeptide repeat protein has product MAKRLNKKVAIIGSLFLALLILAAIVVVLNLSRDPQKYIKDAQAALALEEPDYKIAEKAYGRAFAYSKKTELKIDIMFKLADMYLDMNEWPKAAGCWNKIINFDTKNLKARLAMLDYSYQLANSGNWPAWKEVESNVSELIEKQLDTSPRMYRMKGQALLELVRRGQMTDKEKSINDTIEILQKAIQTEPNNADVYQYMADAIIQKGEILAARGILNSVENARQEADKVLLKGIEALPNEPKVYINLYSNKLIEAKEDPNKIKEVESKIIQLTQKFSDSPLPYFALSQLYQRDPRDIDKAIVSVEKSRQLDKQNVSYALTVASLYYRKYLADKDLQNFQNAIDIATEALGYPDSLDVPGPKARTSFINRYSLHTFLANCYLERTSVPLEGQTETSNWLELAEKEVHQINQLLGSAENPYSVMWRGRILLAKGQKNEAIKQMYSAYQSLTVSSQTQSDPQLGLLAYELAKALQNTPETGIVGQFYLTAFANRMYYNKPEMLLDFASSLIRIQDWERAIQLIDMFDKNFTENNESKNLRISAYIGAKMYDKAKESLDKLSEDDPNVLRLKNLLLNARANVAEWELIQNQPAEGQQLQQNEQYQQIKTQYEQIRKESSRVRDKLVAIGAAKVTDAEFADLCKRYIADKEYEKAAAFVDNYQVSYPNSINAGLYKLMLKEPSPVNIPPERNEQIILQTLEAIKDSVQSMLALGQFYQVQGKNEQAVEYYQKALQIAPDNSTALTNLFSVMLSQQDFSQAQKLVEIARKNNTDLCGGEFFKARLAFASKEYQTAIERINDCLEKRPIFSEAYLLRSQAYSAIEKENDAIEDAKKAYSLNPLDGNVTRNLAYMLYSRSEKLGASATIEQISETRSALELAIRANPSDFNLRSFYSQFISQTEPDRAIAISQQIQKVRPTMENSLRLGALAMRVAQQNKAQKDVYFAIAENAYKTAYELAPDNISVLEGYSEYFRINGKPDEAEKLLASNDNLLWRFYVRNGKMDDAQKVLTKLYETNPQDVNTLRGLLLVSRGKNDQAGILKYSADLLKVNESLDNEIIQVESYLEAGLADEAKTQLESLREKYPDEPRLIFLQAWQIARQGKMEDALKLVNRNLELDRNNPRVWRLRGQINLAMNKYNEAIEDLQKSKLLSDNAEIRIDLARAYARTNRDELAIAELKLAVDEQGSIIARNMLEEMYLKTGNIERLQKFYSEAIGKFPNSVYWYNRAGEFALNVKSFDEAYKLFDIAFQNSLKINSEEPDLSAFDGKMRSMLLSKKYDQLLAEATKHLDGVFAPIAYERMAEAKAYTGDKETAIQYFRRALEKAGTNENYIVEILRIMNNVVGFDETIKWCNEKLQSQPDSLAVNLALFNLYNMNQQYNKAIEYVDNCIRIAVDNERIRQMCQTSKAGILLAAFNKTSDKEYLKKAIEEYESILQEQPTNITVMNNLAYIYAEYNIDLDKAVEYGEKAYKAVPNNEGVLDTYGYVLLKKNRAAEADEFLQRSLQQYELKKMNAPVEVYEHIAMVKEKLGRNNEALDAYKRAIEVAGKNVSQDDKDRISAAIERLSSKK; this is encoded by the coding sequence ATGGCTAAGAGATTAAATAAGAAAGTTGCAATTATCGGTTCACTTTTTCTCGCTTTGCTGATATTAGCGGCAATTGTTGTGGTTCTTAACCTTAGCAGAGACCCGCAGAAGTATATAAAAGATGCCCAGGCCGCTCTTGCTCTTGAAGAGCCTGATTACAAAATCGCAGAAAAGGCCTACGGACGTGCATTTGCTTATAGCAAGAAGACAGAACTCAAAATTGATATTATGTTCAAACTTGCGGATATGTATCTTGATATGAATGAATGGCCCAAGGCTGCGGGATGTTGGAATAAGATAATCAACTTTGACACGAAGAACCTAAAGGCCCGTCTTGCAATGCTCGACTATAGTTATCAGCTCGCCAACTCCGGCAACTGGCCGGCATGGAAGGAAGTTGAATCAAATGTCTCAGAACTGATAGAAAAACAGCTTGATACGTCACCGCGAATGTATCGGATGAAAGGACAGGCACTTCTTGAACTTGTAAGACGCGGCCAGATGACCGATAAAGAAAAAAGTATCAATGATACAATTGAAATACTTCAAAAGGCAATTCAGACCGAGCCGAACAACGCTGATGTGTATCAATATATGGCAGATGCGATAATACAAAAGGGAGAAATTCTTGCTGCCAGAGGCATCCTGAACTCAGTTGAAAATGCACGTCAGGAGGCAGATAAAGTGCTGCTCAAAGGTATTGAAGCTCTCCCCAATGAGCCAAAGGTTTATATAAATCTTTACAGCAATAAACTTATCGAGGCGAAAGAAGACCCGAACAAAATCAAGGAAGTTGAATCTAAAATTATTCAGCTTACGCAGAAATTCTCTGATAGCCCTTTGCCTTATTTTGCACTTTCACAGTTATACCAGAGAGATCCCAGGGACATAGATAAGGCAATCGTATCGGTCGAGAAATCCAGACAGTTAGACAAACAAAATGTATCTTATGCACTTACCGTTGCAAGTTTATATTACAGAAAATATTTGGCAGATAAAGATCTGCAGAATTTCCAGAATGCTATTGACATTGCCACAGAAGCGTTAGGCTATCCGGACAGTCTTGATGTGCCGGGACCAAAGGCAAGAACCAGCTTTATAAACAGGTATTCCCTGCATACTTTTTTAGCTAACTGCTATTTGGAAAGAACGTCAGTACCTCTCGAAGGACAGACGGAAACTTCAAACTGGCTGGAACTCGCCGAGAAAGAGGTACACCAGATTAATCAGCTTCTTGGAAGTGCGGAAAATCCTTATTCAGTAATGTGGCGGGGCAGAATCCTTCTTGCAAAAGGGCAGAAAAATGAGGCGATTAAACAGATGTATTCCGCGTATCAGTCGCTCACTGTTTCCAGTCAGACACAAAGCGATCCGCAGCTTGGCCTTCTTGCCTATGAGCTTGCAAAAGCCCTTCAGAATACGCCTGAAACCGGTATTGTTGGGCAATTTTATTTGACCGCTTTCGCAAATCGTATGTATTATAACAAACCGGAAATGCTTCTGGATTTTGCTTCTTCGCTGATACGTATACAGGACTGGGAACGTGCGATCCAGTTAATAGACATGTTTGATAAAAATTTTACAGAAAATAACGAAAGTAAAAATCTTCGAATAAGCGCTTACATAGGCGCTAAAATGTATGATAAAGCCAAGGAATCGCTCGATAAGCTTTCTGAAGACGACCCCAATGTCCTGAGACTTAAAAATCTGCTTTTGAATGCCAGAGCCAACGTAGCCGAATGGGAGCTTATACAGAATCAGCCTGCTGAAGGTCAGCAATTACAGCAAAATGAACAATATCAGCAGATTAAAACTCAATATGAACAAATAAGAAAAGAGAGCAGCAGGGTCAGGGATAAACTTGTTGCCATCGGAGCTGCAAAGGTTACAGATGCCGAATTTGCTGATTTGTGTAAGAGGTATATAGCTGATAAGGAATATGAAAAAGCAGCCGCTTTTGTTGATAATTATCAGGTGTCCTATCCAAACAGCATAAATGCAGGTTTATATAAACTTATGCTTAAGGAACCTTCACCTGTCAATATTCCGCCCGAGCGTAACGAGCAGATTATATTACAGACTCTTGAGGCGATTAAGGACTCGGTTCAAAGTATGCTGGCTCTTGGGCAGTTCTATCAGGTACAAGGCAAAAATGAACAGGCTGTTGAATATTATCAGAAAGCCCTGCAGATTGCTCCGGACAATTCCACGGCATTAACAAATCTTTTTAGCGTTATGCTTAGCCAGCAGGATTTTAGTCAGGCACAGAAACTTGTCGAAATCGCACGTAAAAACAATACTGATTTATGTGGTGGAGAATTTTTTAAGGCACGGCTGGCTTTTGCCAGTAAAGAATATCAAACTGCTATTGAAAGAATTAATGATTGCCTTGAAAAGAGACCGATTTTTTCAGAGGCATATCTTTTGCGAAGTCAGGCATATTCGGCGATTGAAAAAGAGAATGATGCGATTGAGGATGCGAAGAAGGCCTATAGTCTGAATCCTCTCGATGGCAATGTTACTCGAAATCTGGCATATATGCTCTATAGCCGTAGTGAGAAGCTGGGAGCCTCCGCAACTATCGAACAGATATCAGAGACTCGTAGTGCACTGGAACTTGCAATACGCGCAAATCCCTCGGATTTTAACCTGAGAAGCTTTTACTCTCAATTTATAAGCCAAACCGAGCCGGATAGGGCGATAGCCATTTCTCAGCAGATACAAAAAGTGCGGCCGACCATGGAGAATTCACTTCGATTGGGAGCTCTGGCTATGCGGGTTGCTCAGCAGAACAAGGCTCAGAAAGATGTTTATTTTGCTATTGCAGAAAATGCGTATAAAACAGCTTATGAACTTGCACCGGATAACATAAGTGTGCTTGAAGGCTACTCTGAATACTTCAGGATCAATGGCAAACCAGATGAAGCTGAAAAGCTTCTTGCGAGCAATGATAATTTGTTATGGCGTTTTTATGTCCGTAACGGAAAGATGGATGATGCACAAAAGGTTCTCACTAAATTATATGAGACAAACCCTCAGGATGTTAATACTCTGAGAGGTTTGCTTCTTGTCTCCCGCGGTAAAAATGACCAGGCAGGCATTTTAAAATATTCCGCGGATTTGCTGAAAGTCAATGAATCTCTTGATAACGAGATTATCCAGGTCGAATCATACCTCGAAGCAGGTCTGGCGGATGAAGCGAAAACCCAACTTGAAAGTTTGCGTGAAAAATATCCCGATGAACCCAGGCTAATATTTTTACAGGCATGGCAGATTGCACGACAGGGCAAGATGGAAGATGCTCTTAAACTTGTCAATAGAAATCTCGAACTTGACAGGAATAACCCGCGAGTCTGGAGACTTCGAGGGCAAATTAATCTTGCTATGAATAAATATAATGAAGCAATTGAAGACCTGCAAAAAAGCAAATTGTTGTCGGATAACGCAGAAATACGAATTGACCTTGCACGTGCCTATGCACGAACAAACAGAGATGAACTGGCAATTGCCGAACTCAAACTTGCTGTTGATGAGCAGGGGTCTATTATCGCCAGAAACATGCTTGAGGAAATGTATCTCAAAACCGGTAATATCGAACGACTTCAAAAATTTTACAGTGAAGCGATTGGGAAATTCCCAAATAGTGTTTATTGGTACAACCGTGCCGGAGAGTTTGCCCTAAACGTTAAAAGTTTTGATGAAGCCTATAAACTTTTCGATATTGCTTTTCAGAACAGTTTGAAAATCAACAGCGAAGAGCCTGATTTAAGTGCATTTGACGGGAAGATGAGGTCGATGCTCTTGAGTAAAAAATATGACCAGCTTCTGGCAGAGGCTACAAAGCATCTTGACGGTGTATTTGCTCCTATTGCTTATGAGAGAATGGCAGAGGCAAAAGCTTATACGGGCGACAAGGAGACTGCTATACAATATTTCAGAAGAGCTCTTGAAAAGGCAGGAACAAATGAAAACTACATTGTCGAAATTCTCAGAATTATGAATAATGTTGTCGGATTTGATGAGACTATTAAATGGTGCAATGAAAAACTACAAAGCCAGCCTGATTCGCTCGCAGTAAATCTTGCACTGTTTAATCTCTACAATATGAACCAGCAGTACAACAAGGCGATTGAATATGTTGACAACTGCATCAGAATTGCGGTTGATAACGAGCGTATTAGGCAAATGTGTCAGACAAGTAAGGCTGGGATTTTGTTGGCAGCATTCAACAAGACGTCCGATAAAGAATATCTGAAAAAGGCTATAGAGGAGTATGAAAGTATACTACAAGAACAGCCGACAAATATAACAGTTATGAACAACCTTGCGTATATATATGCTGAATACAATATTGACCTTGATAAAGCAGTTGAATATGGCGAAAAGGCCTACAAGGCTGTGCCTAATAATGAGGGCGTACTTGATACTTATGGGTATGTACTCCTGAAAAAGAATAGGGCAGCAGAAGCTGACGAGTTTCTGCAAAGGTCTCTGCAGCAATATGAACTAAAGAAGATGAACGCTCCCGTAGAAGTATATGAACATATTGCTATGGTGAAAGAAAAGCTCGGACGAAATAATGAGGCACTGGATGCGTATAAGCGTGCGATAGAAGTCGCAGGTAAAAATGTTTCACAAGATGACAAAGACAGAATATCCGCTGCGATTGAAAGGCTTTCTTCCAAGAAGTAG
- a CDS encoding polysaccharide biosynthesis/export family protein, with product MKKTDAIRLLITSLIVVGVLSGCSKDHLDPSQIGRFRPIPTVNVILDTLGVSEESASAYEGAEDPRPVDVIAYEKNYAFSSGDVMRISIFELLQEGTAYVDNFIVNESGNISIPEIGQIRVTGLTEIQLEDEIKNSLSPGILKNPSVTVSLVSSQSRVFTILGDGVANPNRYIIPRYDFRLLDAIAVAGSASQFNVSYVYVSRRLTGQEQLSGVSPEAGNNANQSMPKAKEVQLPDEVNDEQMLEIIEPAVLSGQFVITSAEMATEEELEELAAPEGMAKEKPDQQQTSELPVSDVMPQRQENDNRIEWVFKDGRWIPVRVGAGQEKPAPQGIEEKAPVRDEQVPTQPPSAEQTLPQNYGWEDIQSAGTQSRVIKIPKDKLFGGDPRYNIIIKPGDTITVQLDVVGEFYVLGNVNNQGIINLTGRPMTLKMAIAAAGGLGPLAWPKKCEVIRRIGEKKEEIVMVDLEKIANGSQPDFFIKPNDVINVGTHGVSRYLAVLRNAFRATYGFGFIYDRNFADLTAGTNKPRMITSPVDWFGF from the coding sequence ATGAAAAAAACGGACGCAATACGACTGTTGATAACCAGCCTGATTGTGGTTGGCGTACTGTCCGGCTGCAGTAAAGACCATCTTGATCCTTCTCAAATCGGTCGATTTAGACCTATCCCCACCGTCAATGTAATACTCGATACACTTGGCGTCTCAGAAGAGAGCGCATCAGCATACGAAGGAGCAGAAGACCCTCGTCCCGTGGATGTTATAGCTTATGAAAAGAATTATGCGTTCAGTTCCGGTGATGTGATGAGGATATCCATTTTTGAACTGCTCCAGGAAGGAACGGCTTACGTTGATAATTTTATTGTCAATGAGAGCGGAAATATCTCTATTCCTGAAATCGGACAGATTCGGGTAACAGGCCTGACTGAGATACAATTGGAAGATGAGATAAAAAATTCTCTTTCACCCGGTATTCTCAAGAATCCTTCCGTTACTGTTTCGCTTGTCAGTTCCCAGAGCAGAGTATTTACCATTCTCGGTGACGGTGTGGCAAACCCAAACCGATATATCATACCTCGTTATGATTTTCGCCTGCTCGATGCGATTGCGGTAGCCGGTTCTGCAAGTCAATTTAACGTCAGCTACGTCTATGTATCAAGACGTTTGACGGGACAGGAACAACTCAGCGGTGTTTCCCCTGAAGCAGGTAATAATGCAAATCAATCCATGCCAAAGGCGAAAGAAGTTCAATTGCCGGATGAGGTCAATGATGAACAGATGCTCGAAATTATCGAGCCTGCAGTTCTTTCCGGCCAGTTTGTGATAACCTCGGCGGAAATGGCAACAGAAGAAGAGCTTGAAGAACTCGCTGCACCGGAGGGAATGGCAAAAGAGAAACCCGACCAGCAACAAACTTCCGAACTGCCGGTCAGCGATGTGATGCCTCAAAGACAAGAGAATGATAATAGAATTGAATGGGTATTTAAGGACGGCAGGTGGATACCGGTTCGAGTTGGAGCAGGACAAGAGAAACCGGCTCCGCAGGGTATAGAGGAAAAAGCTCCGGTCCGGGATGAACAGGTTCCAACGCAGCCTCCTTCTGCCGAACAGACTCTGCCGCAAAATTACGGATGGGAAGATATCCAAAGTGCAGGCACTCAGAGCAGGGTTATAAAAATACCCAAAGATAAGCTTTTCGGCGGAGACCCGAGATATAATATTATAATAAAACCCGGCGATACAATAACCGTTCAACTCGATGTCGTGGGCGAATTTTATGTTCTTGGAAATGTCAATAATCAGGGTATAATAAATCTTACGGGCAGACCTATGACCCTAAAAATGGCGATAGCGGCAGCAGGCGGCCTTGGCCCGCTCGCATGGCCTAAGAAATGTGAAGTTATCCGCAGAATAGGAGAAAAAAAGGAAGAAATAGTAATGGTTGACCTTGAAAAGATAGCCAACGGCTCCCAACCCGATTTCTTTATAAAGCCTAACGATGTTATAAACGTCGGAACACATGGCGTATCCAGATATTTAGCTGTTCTTCGTAACGCATTCAGGGCGACATATGGTTTCGGGTTCATCTATGACCGCAACTTTGCGGACTTGACCGCTGGTACCAATAAACCAAGGATGATTACTTCTCCAGTGGACTGGTTCGGCTTTTAA